A single window of Channa argus isolate prfri chromosome 12, Channa argus male v1.0, whole genome shotgun sequence DNA harbors:
- the LOC137137798 gene encoding endothelin receptor type B-like isoform X2 yields the protein MAVGLRAVSSRKGQRLGFRDPSKSWTFPFLLVGSCLVFAAPVGCHSNFSSESYVYSSSSNSSQAVRMRPVAPPTCLKATSIHTAFKYINTVLSCVIFAVGIIGNGTLLRIIYLNKSMRNGPNALIASLALGDLIYIAIDIPIHVYKLLVGQGPFADNAFGLFLCKLFPFLQKASVGITVLNLCVLSVDRYRAVASWSRVQGTGVPTVTVVEIMVIWVLSMVLAVPEAIGFDMVTFEYNNVTMSTCMLQPKSAFMRFYQDAKDWWLFGFYFCVPLACSAIFYGLMTCEMLRHQKGSLRIALSEHLKQRREVAKAVFCLVLIFALCWFPLHLSRLLKRTIYKSHDAHRCELLNFLLVFDYFSLNMATINSCINPIILFFVSKKFKNCFKPAAPPSWDESAIQTH from the exons ATGGCTGTTGGCCTTCGAGCAGTGTCTTCCAGAAAGGGTCAAAGATTGGGTTTCAGGGATCCCTCCAAGTCGTGGACGTTTCCCTTTCTGCTGGTTGGTTCGTGTCTGGTGTTTGCTGCTCCAGTTGGCTGCCACAGTAACTTCTCATCCGAATCGTATGTTTATTCATCCTCGTCCAACTCCTCTCAGGCGGTTCGTATGCGGCCGGTGGCCCCCCCCACCTGCCTGAAGGCCACATCAATACACACAGCCTTCAAGTACATCAATACAGTGCTGTCCTGTGTGATCTTTGCCGTGGGGATCATTGGGAATGGCACACTGCTCAGGATTATctacttaaataaaagcatgaggAACGGACCCAATGCTCTCATAGCCAGCCTGGCGCTGGGAGACCTGATATACATCGCTATTGACATCCCCATCCATGTCTACAAG ctcctGGTGGGGCAGGGTCCCTTTGCTGACAACGCATTTGGCCTTTTCCTCTGCAAGCTGTTTCCCTTCCTGCAGAAGGCTTCAGTTGGCATCACTGTcctcaacctttgtgttctGAGTGTGGACag GTATCGTGCGGTGGCATCCTGGTCACGGGTTCAGGGTACGGGTGTTCCCACCGTAACCGTAGTGGAGATTATGGTGATCTGggtgctgtccatggtgctggcAGTGCCGGAGGCCATCGGCTTCGACATGGTCACCTTTGAGTACAACAATGTCACCATGTCCACCTGCATGCTGCAGCCCAAGTCGGCCTTCATGAGA TTCTACCAGGATGCAAAGGACTGGTGGTTATTTGGCTTCTACTTTTGTGTTCCTCTGGCCTGTTCTGCAATCTTCTACGGCCTGATGACCTGCGAGATGCTCAGACACCAAAAAGGAAGCCTGAGGATTGCACTGAGCGAACACCTTAAACAG CGTAGAGAAGTAGCTAAAGCTGTGTTCTGCCTGGTGCTGATCTTCGCTCTGTGCTGGTTTCCGCTCCATCTGAGTCGCCTCCTGAAGAGGACTATCTACAAATCGCACGACGCACACCGATGTGAACTCCTAAA TTTCCTGTTGGTGTTCGACTACTTCAGTCTGAACATGGCAACCATCAACTCCTGCATCAATCCCATTATCCTCTTCTTTGTTTCCAAGAAGTTCAAAAACTGCTTCAAG CCTGCTGCCCCTCCATCATGGGACGAGTCTgcaatacaaacacactga
- the LOC137137798 gene encoding endothelin receptor type B-like isoform X1 — translation MAVGLRAVSSRKGQRLGFRDPSKSWTFPFLLVGSCLVFAAPVGCHSNFSSESYVYSSSSNSSQAVRMRPVAPPTCLKATSIHTAFKYINTVLSCVIFAVGIIGNGTLLRIIYLNKSMRNGPNALIASLALGDLIYIAIDIPIHVYKLLVGQGPFADNAFGLFLCKLFPFLQKASVGITVLNLCVLSVDRYRAVASWSRVQGTGVPTVTVVEIMVIWVLSMVLAVPEAIGFDMVTFEYNNVTMSTCMLQPKSAFMRFYQDAKDWWLFGFYFCVPLACSAIFYGLMTCEMLRHQKGSLRIALSEHLKQRREVAKAVFCLVLIFALCWFPLHLSRLLKRTIYKSHDAHRCELLNFLLVFDYFSLNMATINSCINPIILFFVSKKFKNCFKSCLCCWCYSGSLSNSLLPLHHGTSLQYKHTEH, via the exons ATGGCTGTTGGCCTTCGAGCAGTGTCTTCCAGAAAGGGTCAAAGATTGGGTTTCAGGGATCCCTCCAAGTCGTGGACGTTTCCCTTTCTGCTGGTTGGTTCGTGTCTGGTGTTTGCTGCTCCAGTTGGCTGCCACAGTAACTTCTCATCCGAATCGTATGTTTATTCATCCTCGTCCAACTCCTCTCAGGCGGTTCGTATGCGGCCGGTGGCCCCCCCCACCTGCCTGAAGGCCACATCAATACACACAGCCTTCAAGTACATCAATACAGTGCTGTCCTGTGTGATCTTTGCCGTGGGGATCATTGGGAATGGCACACTGCTCAGGATTATctacttaaataaaagcatgaggAACGGACCCAATGCTCTCATAGCCAGCCTGGCGCTGGGAGACCTGATATACATCGCTATTGACATCCCCATCCATGTCTACAAG ctcctGGTGGGGCAGGGTCCCTTTGCTGACAACGCATTTGGCCTTTTCCTCTGCAAGCTGTTTCCCTTCCTGCAGAAGGCTTCAGTTGGCATCACTGTcctcaacctttgtgttctGAGTGTGGACag GTATCGTGCGGTGGCATCCTGGTCACGGGTTCAGGGTACGGGTGTTCCCACCGTAACCGTAGTGGAGATTATGGTGATCTGggtgctgtccatggtgctggcAGTGCCGGAGGCCATCGGCTTCGACATGGTCACCTTTGAGTACAACAATGTCACCATGTCCACCTGCATGCTGCAGCCCAAGTCGGCCTTCATGAGA TTCTACCAGGATGCAAAGGACTGGTGGTTATTTGGCTTCTACTTTTGTGTTCCTCTGGCCTGTTCTGCAATCTTCTACGGCCTGATGACCTGCGAGATGCTCAGACACCAAAAAGGAAGCCTGAGGATTGCACTGAGCGAACACCTTAAACAG CGTAGAGAAGTAGCTAAAGCTGTGTTCTGCCTGGTGCTGATCTTCGCTCTGTGCTGGTTTCCGCTCCATCTGAGTCGCCTCCTGAAGAGGACTATCTACAAATCGCACGACGCACACCGATGTGAACTCCTAAA TTTCCTGTTGGTGTTCGACTACTTCAGTCTGAACATGGCAACCATCAACTCCTGCATCAATCCCATTATCCTCTTCTTTGTTTCCAAGAAGTTCAAAAACTGCTTCAAG tcCTGTCTGTGCTGTTGGTGTTATTCTGGCTCTCTCTCTAACAGCCTGCTGCCCCTCCATCATGGGACGAGTCTgcaatacaaacacactgagcactga